In the genome of Streptomyces sp. 846.5, the window ACGAGAAGCACGAAGGGATGGCCATGGCCCGCAACGAACTGCGCCCGATCATCAAGCTCCGCTCCACCGCCGGAACCGGCTACACATACGTCACCCGCAAGAGCCGCCGCAACGACCCCGACCGGACGGTCCTGCGCAAGTACGACCCGCGCGTCGGCCGCCACGTCGACTTCCGCGAAGAGCGCTGACCCGGCCCGGGGGGCCGATCGGCCGTCCCCCGCCGGCCAGTAAAGTGAGGCAGATGGCGAACCTACGGGAACAGATTCTGGCCGAACTCGGCGTCAAGACGACCATCGAACCCAAGGTCGAAATCCGGCAACGGGTCGACTTCCTCAAGGACTACCTGCGGTCGACCCCGGCCAAGGGCTATGTGCTGGGGATCAGTGGCGGCCAGGACTCCACGCTGACCGGCAGGTTGTGCCAGCTCGCCAGTGAGGAGCTGCGCGAGGAGGGCCATGAGGCCACCTTCGTCGCGGTGCGACTGCCCTACGGTGTGCAGGCCGACGAGCACGACGCGCAGATCGCGTTGGAGTTCATCCGCCCCGACCGGTCCATCACGGTGAACGTCAAGCCCAGCGCCGACGCGGTCTCCGCCGAGTCGGCGCTCGGCCTGCAGGAGCTGCTGGGCGACGCGCCCAAGCTGCGGGACTTCGTCCGCGGCAACATCAAGGCCCGCGAGCGCATGGTGATCCAGTACTCGATCGCCGGGCAGCTGAACCTGCTCGTCGTCGGCACCGACCACGCGGCCGAGGCGGTGACCGGCTTCTTCACCAAGTACGGCGACGGCGGCGTCGACCTCACCCCGCTGACCGGCCTGACCAAGCGACAGGGCGCAGCCCTGCTCCAGGAGTTGGGCTCACCGGCGAGCGTCTGGGAGAAGATCCCGACCGCCGACCTGGAGGACGACCGCCCCGCCCTGCCCGACGAGGTCGCCCTGGGCCTGACCTACGCCCAGCTCGACGACTACCTCGAAGGCGTCGACGTCACCCCCGAACTATCCTCAAAGGTCGAGTCGGTCTACCTCGCCACCCGCCACAAGCGAACCGTCCCGGCCACCCCCCTCGACACCTGGTGGCGCGACTGAGCCCGTAGGCGCCGACGGACACCTCTGCCCGGACCTTCGGGACGAGGTGTCCGACTCCGTTCAGGCCTTGGTCTTGAACTTGTCCGTGGGAAGGTGCACGACGGATCCGTCCTCCAGGCGAAGGTCGATCGTCTGACCGTAGGTGTACTTCTCGCGGCTCGCGTAGTCCTCACCAACGGGCCGGGTCAGCAGGAGGCACTCCGCCCGGAAGGGATCGATGACGAGGTAGGCAGGGATTCCGAAACGGGCGTACTGCCTCAGTTTGACGGAGTAATCGTTGTCGTCGTCCTTCGCGGTGACGACCTCGACAGCGGCGAGCACGTCCTCGTGGTCGAAGGGAGCCTGTGCCCCGCTCTCAAGGATGGTCACATCGGGCGCCCTCGAAGGCTCTCCCGAAAACTGGATCAGCACATCGGAGAGCAGTCGCTCCTCCGCCACACCGGATGCCTCCGCAGCGTTCTGCACCCGCCGCACAGTCCAGCTCTGGATCTCGCTCTGCGGCGTCATGACGACCTGGTCCCCCACAACCTCGATCTTGAAGCCTTCAAACTCCTCCGCCGCACGTTCCGCCACGCGCTGCAGATCATCCAGAACGCTCACTGGTGGACTCCTCACTGCCCCGAGCGGCTGCTGCCTCGACTTCGCAGGCACTACGAGAATCGTAGCCCCGGCGAGCAGCGCTACATGTGCCGACTTTGCCGCAGGCCGGGAGGCTACTCGGTTCGGAGGACCACGGTCGCGGCCATACGCGCCTCGCGCTGGGCTGCGTGGCGCTCCTTGCGGTTCTGGCCCCTGTTCATCTCGCCCGACTCCTTCTTGGCGGCCCGCCCGTTCGGTCCCGAGCAGCAGGTTTCGCCGATCCAGGAGTACTCCCACCGGCAGCGCGTGTCCGTCTCCCCCCGCGTCGGGGTCGGCGGCAGGTCGCAGCTGCCGTGGCGGTGATCGTGAGCCGGCCGAGGGCCGTGCTCCGCACAGCGCACCCACAGCGGCTTCGTCCTGTCCGTACGTGACATCCTCTCGTTCCTCCCGGAACCCGCCGCCCGGCCCCGGACCTTCCGGGCGGGCGGCTAGGTATGCCACGTCATGGCGACACGCTCCTTCCTCTGTCTGCGGGGGCCGAAAGCCTAGTCTGCTCCCGGCAAGCGAAACGAGAATGCTCGGAGGCCGTCACCCATGAAAGCGACATCGACCGTTCAGGTCGAGACCGATCGCGTCGTCGTCACGCAGTGGAGCTTCGCTCCCGGCGACGAGACCGGCCACCACCTCCATGAGCGCGACTACGTCGTGGTGCCCCTGATCACCGGCACGGTGCGCGTCCAGGACGCGTCGGACGAGCGGGAGATGGAGATGCAGGCGGGTGTCTCCTACGCGCGGCCGGCCGGTGTGGAGCACAACCTGGTCAACGCGAACGCCTACGAGTTCCGATTCGTCGAAATCGAACTCAAGCAAGGCCGGTAGGGCGGGTCGGCACCCGGCGCCCTGACGCCGCGGCGGGCCTGGCCACGGCCGGGCGCGGGGACTCGGCCTCCAGTCGGCGCAGCCGCTCGCTGTCGCAGAGTCGGGGGCAGGTGCGGCAGGTCTTCGTCGGCTGGATCGTGTAGTGCAGGCAGCAGCCGGTACGGGTCCGGGTCACATAGGTACGGCCGGTGGCGCTGCGGAGGGTGCGGAAGTCCGCGCCGCTGGGGAACGGCCGGGCGCCGTCGGGGCCGGGCAGCAGGGACTCGGCCTTCCGGACGGCGCGCTGCTCCTCGTCCAGC includes:
- the rpmG gene encoding 50S ribosomal protein L33, yielding MARNELRPIIKLRSTAGTGYTYVTRKSRRNDPDRTVLRKYDPRVGRHVDFREER
- the nadE gene encoding ammonia-dependent NAD(+) synthetase — protein: MANLREQILAELGVKTTIEPKVEIRQRVDFLKDYLRSTPAKGYVLGISGGQDSTLTGRLCQLASEELREEGHEATFVAVRLPYGVQADEHDAQIALEFIRPDRSITVNVKPSADAVSAESALGLQELLGDAPKLRDFVRGNIKARERMVIQYSIAGQLNLLVVGTDHAAEAVTGFFTKYGDGGVDLTPLTGLTKRQGAALLQELGSPASVWEKIPTADLEDDRPALPDEVALGLTYAQLDDYLEGVDVTPELSSKVESVYLATRHKRTVPATPLDTWWRD
- a CDS encoding Uma2 family endonuclease; the encoded protein is MSVLDDLQRVAERAAEEFEGFKIEVVGDQVVMTPQSEIQSWTVRRVQNAAEASGVAEERLLSDVLIQFSGEPSRAPDVTILESGAQAPFDHEDVLAAVEVVTAKDDDNDYSVKLRQYARFGIPAYLVIDPFRAECLLLTRPVGEDYASREKYTYGQTIDLRLEDGSVVHLPTDKFKTKA
- a CDS encoding cupin domain-containing protein, translated to MKATSTVQVETDRVVVTQWSFAPGDETGHHLHERDYVVVPLITGTVRVQDASDEREMEMQAGVSYARPAGVEHNLVNANAYEFRFVEIELKQGR